The Pseudoalteromonas translucida KMM 520 genome segment CTCCCCATTCACCTCTATTGGCAGGAGGTTTAAACCAAGAAAAAGTGCTGTTATATGTGTAGAAAGCCAAAAATGTTGCACCAAACACTATTAAAAGAGTTAGTGCTATAGCTACTTTTGAATTATTTTCGATAAATTTAAGTAGTTGATTCTCTGTTTTTTCGTTCATGTATATCCTTATAAATTTGTATTTATCTCATATTTAATAATGAGAGCGCATTTTAGTCTAGCTTTTAAAGAAATAGCCAAAAATTAAGTTGTAAGCTAAATACTATAAATAGCTAAACCATAGGGTTTCGCTTCACTCAACCTACGCCGATAAAATTAACGCCGAGTTACAGCTCATCGATAGCTCGCCCTCCCTAAAAAGCAAAAAGGCACTTAAAAATAAGTGCCTTTGTTGGGTTGCTCAATTAGTTTGGTATTACAGCGCGTTAAATACGTCATCTGTTTTAGCTGCGCAAATAAAATCGTTTTTGTGTAGGCCTTTAATTGAATGGCTCCACCATGTAACCGTTACTTTGCCCCACTCGGTTAATAAACCTGGGTGATGGCCTTCGTCTTCAGCCATGTCGCCTACTTTGTTAGTAAACGCGATAGCTTGTTTAAAGTTTTTAAATTTGTAAACACGCTCAAGCTGCATAATGCCATCGCGTACTTCAGGTACCCAATCAGGGATTTTGGTAATTAATTGCGCTAGCTCTTCGTCTGATACTTTTGGCGCATCGGCATGACAGGCTTCGCATTTTTGTGCACTTAATGAAGACATTTTAAATCCTTATCTTTAGCGTTACTTTTTATATTAAAGTTAACTAGCTAATTTTTCTTTTGGTGAAAATTTTGGGTCGTGTAAGCCAAGTTCTTTTGCTTGTTCAACCAAAGCCATTATATCCATTTGCGATATATCAAACAGATCATGAATCGAATTTATGGTGTAGTACTGTGGTTGCATAATATCAATTCGGTACGGGGTACGCAGCACATCTAATACACTCATTGGCGTTATTTCTGGCGTGTTTGAGTATACATACTGGGTTTCTCCTGGGCTTGATAAAATACCACCGCCGTATATGCGCAAACCATTATCGGTTTGCATTAAACCAAATTCAACGGTAAACCAGTACATACGCGCTAGATATACACGATCTTTTTTCTCTGCCGCGTAGCCAAGTTTTCCGTACTTATGCGTAAACTCTGCAAAATCAGGGTTAGTGAGCATAGCGCAGTGACCAAATATTTCATGAAACACATCTGGTTCTTGTAGGTAATCAAACTCATCACGGCTACGAATAAAAGTCGCTACCGGAAATTGCTTGTTGGCCAGTAACCGAAAAAACTCATCAAAGTCGATAAGTGCCGGCACTGGCGCTACTTGCCAGCCGGTAGTGGCTAGCAGCACTTCGTTTAGTTCACTAAGTTGCGGAATACGATCGTGTGGCAAGTTTATTTTTTTTAAACCTTCCATATATTCGTCACAGGCTTTGCCTTCAATGCACGCAAGTTGGCGTGCTACGAGCTCAGACCAAATTTTATTTTCTTCATCGCTCCAATGTATAACGCCATTTTCATCTGGTGTTTTGGAGGTGTATTTACTTGCTTTAGCCATTAGTACCTTCTTTGGGGTTAACCCGAAACCGGTGTCAGGGTGATACCCAAGTAACTTGGATACCGATTGCAGCCATACTATGCAAAAGTGAACAAAAGTTTAATAGCTTGGGCTACATCTGTATTAGCCACGATCAGTCATCTTGTACACTTAAAATTACATGCTAGTAAATAATTCAAAACAACCTAGCAGGTACAAGCTTTAAAAGCGGACTTAACCGTACACAATTAAATACACTCTAAAAAATTTGAGTGAATGCCTGATGAAGATCATCAACAATATCGTTAACATCTTCAAGTCCAACCGAAAGCCTAATTAATCCATCGCTAATACCTGCAGCGAGTCTTTCCTCTGGTGTGTAAGGTGAATGGGTCATAGAGGCTGGATGCTGAATAAGTGTTTCAGCGTCGCCTAAACTTACGGCTATTGTACAAAGC includes the following:
- a CDS encoding 4a-hydroxytetrahydrobiopterin dehydratase, which codes for MSSLSAQKCEACHADAPKVSDEELAQLITKIPDWVPEVRDGIMQLERVYKFKNFKQAIAFTNKVGDMAEDEGHHPGLLTEWGKVTVTWWSHSIKGLHKNDFICAAKTDDVFNAL
- the phhA gene encoding phenylalanine 4-monooxygenase yields the protein MAKASKYTSKTPDENGVIHWSDEENKIWSELVARQLACIEGKACDEYMEGLKKINLPHDRIPQLSELNEVLLATTGWQVAPVPALIDFDEFFRLLANKQFPVATFIRSRDEFDYLQEPDVFHEIFGHCAMLTNPDFAEFTHKYGKLGYAAEKKDRVYLARMYWFTVEFGLMQTDNGLRIYGGGILSSPGETQYVYSNTPEITPMSVLDVLRTPYRIDIMQPQYYTINSIHDLFDISQMDIMALVEQAKELGLHDPKFSPKEKLAS